A single Arachidicoccus sp. BS20 DNA region contains:
- a CDS encoding TolC family protein produces the protein MLKKLTLCLCMILIAMGNHLFAQTDNTDLPKMWTLQQCLDYAKQNNITINSLRLTAASNEQNLIQSKAARYPNLSGNVSTDLNHYKSGFSPSTTFGASSSVTLYQGNYLNNDIKSKQLALQAANLDIQSAENDITLQITQAFLNILLAKENILYYKDLITTSEAQVTQAQQKYDTGYLAKKDLLELQASLATDKYSLVNAENTVRQNKLTLKQILQLPTEDTFDVVSSDTVNVNPALVSLSDAESAALQTRPEIKSGELNVDVEKVELEKAKSTLRPTLSAGGSLGTNYAGNPSSPYFPALNNNFYQQIGLTLSIPILDRKVTKANTERAKINIEQAKLNLKNTKTTLSQSVEQSYIDVENSLNQYQAAKVQLDYTQEAFRIADASYKIGQSNLVDYLQQKNLYIQAEQSFIQAKYSAALYAKIYNFYTGIPVTE, from the coding sequence ATGTTGAAAAAACTGACCCTTTGCCTTTGCATGATTTTAATTGCCATGGGCAATCATCTTTTCGCGCAAACTGATAATACAGATTTGCCGAAGATGTGGACATTGCAGCAATGCCTCGATTATGCAAAGCAAAACAACATTACCATTAATTCATTACGTCTTACCGCAGCCTCGAATGAACAAAATTTGATTCAGTCAAAAGCCGCGCGCTACCCCAATTTGTCCGGCAATGTTTCAACAGATTTGAATCATTACAAATCGGGCTTTTCGCCGTCCACAACCTTTGGCGCATCCTCTTCCGTTACGTTGTATCAGGGCAATTATCTTAACAACGATATTAAATCAAAACAGTTGGCTTTACAGGCTGCAAACCTTGATATTCAGTCGGCGGAAAATGATATTACTTTACAAATCACACAGGCATTTTTAAACATTCTTCTTGCCAAAGAAAATATTCTGTACTATAAAGATTTGATTACGACTTCCGAAGCACAGGTAACGCAGGCGCAACAAAAATATGATACAGGCTATCTTGCCAAAAAAGATTTGCTGGAATTGCAGGCAAGTCTCGCTACGGACAAATATTCTTTGGTCAATGCAGAAAATACCGTGCGACAAAATAAACTGACATTAAAACAAATTCTTCAACTGCCAACGGAAGATACTTTCGATGTTGTAAGCAGTGATACGGTAAATGTAAATCCTGCGCTCGTTTCCTTGTCAGATGCAGAATCTGCCGCGCTGCAAACACGCCCCGAAATCAAAAGCGGCGAATTAAATGTAGATGTAGAAAAGGTAGAACTGGAAAAGGCAAAATCCACTTTACGACCAACGCTTTCCGCAGGCGGCTCGTTGGGAACGAATTATGCAGGTAATCCGTCGTCGCCATATTTTCCTGCGCTCAACAATAATTTTTATCAGCAAATAGGATTGACGTTGAGCATTCCTATTCTCGACAGAAAAGTTACGAAAGCAAATACCGAACGTGCAAAAATCAATATAGAGCAGGCTAAGCTGAATCTGAAAAATACGAAAACCACTTTGTCGCAAAGCGTGGAGCAATCATATATTGATGTTGAAAATTCTTTAAATCAATATCAGGCGGCGAAAGTGCAGTTGGATTACACACAGGAAGCGTTTCGTATTGCAGATGCTTCTTACAAAATAGGTCAAAGCAATCTGGTAGATTATCTGCAACAAAAGAATTTGTACATACAAGCCGAGCAATCGTTTATTCAGGCAAAATACAGCGCGGCTTTATATGCGAAGATTTATAATTTCTATACAGGCATTCCTGTAACCGAATAA
- the lysS gene encoding lysine--tRNA ligase: MSQNLSEQEIIRREKLKALEAAGIDAYPAALYPVTHFSTDIKNSFTEENKDDFTNVCVAGRVMSINDKGKVFFIKIQDSKGIIQLYVKRDELCPEEDKSFWTNVVKTLDLGDFIGVTGFVFITKTGETSIHTQTLTLLAKSLKPLPVVKRDEEGNVHDAVTDPEFRYRQRYADLVINPEVKDTFVKRTKIINTIREFLNKQGALEVDTPVLQAIPGGAAARPFVTHHNALDVPFYLRIANELYLKRLIVGGFDWVYEFSRNFRNEGMDRTHNPEFTVLEWYTAYKDYFWMMETTEQLFEQLAIAVHGTTDVKVGEQTISFKAPFKRISILDAIKENTGIDVSEKDEDGLREVCKQLNIDVPPNIGKGKLIDEIFSETSESKYIQPTFIIDYPVEMSPLTKKHRSKPGLVERFELMINGKEIANAYSELNDPIDQRERFEEQARLMERGDDEAMFIDQDFLRALEYGMPPTSGIGIGIDRLIMLLTNQQSIQDVLLFPQMRPEKLA; the protein is encoded by the coding sequence ATGAGTCAAAATTTATCAGAACAGGAAATTATCCGCAGGGAAAAATTAAAAGCACTGGAAGCCGCAGGAATCGACGCATATCCTGCCGCGTTGTATCCCGTAACACATTTTTCGACAGACATAAAAAATTCTTTTACCGAAGAAAACAAAGATGATTTTACCAACGTATGCGTTGCCGGTCGCGTGATGAGCATTAACGACAAAGGCAAAGTTTTCTTTATAAAAATACAAGACAGCAAAGGCATCATTCAATTATATGTAAAGCGCGACGAGCTTTGCCCCGAGGAAGATAAATCGTTTTGGACAAATGTTGTAAAGACGTTGGATTTGGGCGATTTCATCGGTGTTACAGGATTTGTTTTTATCACAAAAACGGGCGAAACTTCTATTCATACGCAAACTTTAACCTTGCTCGCAAAATCCCTGAAACCCTTGCCGGTCGTGAAGCGCGACGAAGAAGGTAATGTGCATGATGCTGTCACAGACCCTGAATTTCGTTACCGTCAGCGTTATGCCGATTTGGTGATTAATCCCGAAGTAAAAGATACGTTTGTAAAGCGAACAAAAATCATTAATACCATTCGTGAATTTCTCAATAAACAAGGCGCATTGGAAGTGGACACGCCTGTGCTGCAGGCAATTCCCGGCGGCGCGGCGGCAAGACCTTTCGTTACGCACCACAATGCTTTGGATGTGCCGTTTTATCTCCGCATTGCAAATGAATTATATTTGAAAAGATTGATTGTTGGCGGATTTGATTGGGTGTACGAATTCAGCCGCAACTTCCGCAACGAAGGCATGGACAGAACGCACAATCCTGAGTTTACGGTGTTGGAATGGTACACGGCGTACAAAGATTATTTCTGGATGATGGAAACCACCGAGCAATTGTTTGAGCAACTCGCCATCGCCGTTCACGGAACAACCGATGTAAAAGTCGGAGAACAAACCATCAGTTTTAAAGCGCCGTTCAAACGTATTTCTATTCTCGATGCGATTAAAGAAAATACAGGCATTGACGTAAGCGAAAAAGACGAAGACGGTTTACGCGAAGTATGCAAGCAACTGAACATCGATGTTCCGCCGAATATCGGCAAAGGAAAACTGATCGATGAAATTTTCAGTGAAACATCGGAAAGCAAATATATACAGCCGACTTTCATCATTGATTATCCTGTAGAAATGAGCCCGCTTACAAAAAAACACCGCAGCAAACCCGGACTTGTTGAACGTTTTGAACTGATGATTAACGGCAAAGAAATCGCCAACGCATACAGCGAGCTCAACGACCCGATTGACCAGCGCGAACGCTTTGAAGAACAAGCGCGTTTAATGGAGCGCGGCGATGACGAAGCCATGTTTATCGACCAGGATTTTCTTCGAGCATTGGAATACGGAATGCCGCCGACAAGCGGCATCGGCATTGGTATTGACAGGTTGATAATGTTATTGACCAATCAGCAATCGATACAGGACGTATTGCTATTTCCGCAAATGCGACCGGAGAAATTAGCGTAA
- a CDS encoding NAD-dependent epimerase/dehydratase family protein, with protein sequence MILGKGLIGTALQAIDRNDVLFCASGVSNLFGHIEEQRLREENLLRENIAKYNDKTIIYFSSYSISDSDDAKNTPYLLHKKRMENLVKELASQYVIARTSNVVGKNGQAGNLTNFIYKNLTENIPFDIWTNTNRNLIDVEHLALMTDYYLKNHSPNKTIFIVNPKDIMIEDVVKAFELKLSLKANYQLLNKGNFYFSDKTFAEEAFAALNIDDENYTENLIEKYFL encoded by the coding sequence ATGATTCTCGGCAAAGGGCTTATTGGCACAGCGTTACAGGCGATCGACAGAAATGATGTTTTGTTCTGCGCATCGGGCGTGTCCAATTTATTCGGGCATATTGAAGAACAACGTTTGCGCGAAGAAAACCTGCTGCGCGAAAATATTGCGAAGTATAATGATAAAACGATTATTTACTTCAGTTCATACAGCATCAGCGATTCGGACGATGCAAAAAACACGCCTTATTTGCTGCATAAAAAACGTATGGAAAACCTGGTCAAAGAACTTGCTTCGCAATATGTAATCGCGCGCACTTCCAATGTTGTAGGCAAAAACGGACAAGCAGGAAACCTCACGAATTTTATTTATAAAAATCTCACGGAAAACATTCCTTTTGACATATGGACAAATACCAACCGAAATTTAATTGATGTAGAACATCTTGCTTTGATGACGGATTATTATTTGAAAAATCATTCTCCGAACAAAACTATTTTTATAGTTAATCCAAAAGATATAATGATTGAAGATGTTGTAAAAGCCTTTGAACTAAAACTTTCGTTGAAAGCAAATTATCAATTGCTCAACAAAGGCAACTTTTACTTTTCCGATAAAACATTTGCCGAAGAAGCCTTCGCAGCGTTAAATATCGATGACGAGAACTACACGGAGAATTTGATTGAAAAATATTTTTTGTAA
- a CDS encoding acetate uptake transporter — MQNEIIKKDTTGNPAPLGLLGFGMTTVLLNVHNAGLISLSSMILAMGIFYGGIAQVIAGIMEWKKGNTFAATAFISYGFFWLTFVGLLVLPKIGWWDTSADANTLGVYLFIWGLFTLIMFIATFKLNRALQFVFGTLVILFFLLGYAEFAGNGSVGKFAGYEGIVCGLSAIYTGLAQVLNEVYGKIVLPLGVVMKS; from the coding sequence ATGCAAAACGAAATCATCAAAAAAGATACAACGGGCAACCCCGCACCGCTTGGTTTACTTGGCTTTGGAATGACCACCGTATTGTTGAATGTTCACAACGCAGGACTCATTTCTTTGAGCAGCATGATACTTGCCATGGGTATTTTTTACGGCGGCATTGCGCAGGTAATTGCGGGTATTATGGAATGGAAAAAAGGCAACACATTTGCCGCGACTGCATTTATTTCTTACGGATTTTTCTGGCTCACATTTGTAGGCTTGCTGGTGTTGCCTAAAATCGGTTGGTGGGACACTTCTGCCGATGCCAATACATTAGGTGTTTATCTTTTTATTTGGGGACTGTTCACACTCATAATGTTCATTGCAACTTTTAAATTGAACCGCGCATTGCAATTCGTTTTCGGCACGTTGGTTATTTTATTTTTCCTGCTGGGCTATGCGGAATTTGCAGGCAATGGAAGCGTTGGAAAGTTTGCAGGTTACGAAGGCATCGTATGCGGATTGTCCGCTATTTACACGGGTTTGGCGCAAGTACTGAATGAAGTGTACGGGAAAATTGTATTGCCGCTCGGCGTGGTAATGAAAAGTTGA
- a CDS encoding ABC-F family ATP-binding cassette domain-containing protein, whose protein sequence is MLVGLNNVTFEFGARTIVADASWHILPGDRVGLIGYNGTGKSTLLKVIVGEYTPSAGTVERGRNVSIGYLHQDLLSFDTNESILEVAMGAFERVRFLEKEIERIGIELEKNHDEKSLETYTDYLHEMDVLDGYNIQYKTEEVLHGLGFSNEQLHRPYKTFSGGWRMRVLLAKMILQQPDVLLLDEPTNHLDLPSIEWLEKYLSGYKGSVVIVSHDKFFLNRMVNKIVELYQQQLHIYSGNYEFYETEKEQRIEIQQRAYENQQEYIRQQERFIERFKAKATKAAQAQSAMKRLDKIERIEAVEIERPNLRINFQIDKQPGKIIASLKNISKSFGENIIVKNTSAEIDRGDKIALIGANGKGKSTLLRIIANAENFDGERVWGHNVEESFYAQHQLESLNLDNTILEEMQLCGSGKTDLELRSLLGGFMFGGDDIDKKIKILSGGEKARVALAKVIASKSNFLMLDEPTNHLDMHSVDLLAQALNKYEGSLIFVSHDRYFISKAANKIWEIVDNEIKEFKGTYAEYVEWKELMAKREKENTAQQKQTVTENITVKKTEEKKPEPQNNLDREQKKELQKLQRQLEKLEEQINQLNKEKTALELEMSSPETYASPEKFKELENKYTQLSAKLKSSESEYESVFEKIVELDG, encoded by the coding sequence ATGTTAGTAGGACTGAATAATGTAACTTTTGAGTTTGGCGCGCGCACTATTGTCGCGGATGCTTCGTGGCACATACTTCCCGGCGACCGCGTGGGCTTGATTGGCTATAACGGTACGGGAAAATCTACTTTGCTCAAAGTGATTGTGGGCGAATATACGCCAAGTGCCGGCACAGTTGAGCGCGGCAGAAATGTTTCCATTGGTTATTTGCATCAGGATTTGCTGAGTTTTGATACCAACGAATCCATTCTCGAAGTGGCGATGGGCGCGTTTGAGCGCGTGCGTTTTTTGGAAAAAGAAATTGAAAGAATTGGCATTGAACTGGAAAAAAATCATGATGAAAAATCATTAGAAACTTATACCGATTACCTGCACGAAATGGACGTGCTCGACGGTTACAACATTCAATACAAAACAGAAGAAGTGTTGCACGGCTTGGGTTTCAGCAATGAGCAATTGCATCGTCCGTATAAAACATTCAGCGGAGGCTGGCGTATGCGCGTGTTGCTCGCGAAGATGATTTTGCAACAGCCTGATGTATTGCTACTTGACGAACCTACGAACCACTTGGACTTGCCGAGTATTGAATGGTTGGAAAAATATTTGTCCGGTTATAAAGGCAGCGTGGTCATCGTTTCGCACGATAAATTTTTCCTCAATCGCATGGTCAATAAAATTGTGGAATTGTATCAACAACAATTACATATTTATTCGGGCAATTATGAGTTTTACGAAACTGAAAAAGAACAACGCATAGAAATTCAGCAGCGCGCTTATGAAAACCAGCAGGAATATATTCGTCAGCAAGAACGTTTTATTGAGCGCTTCAAAGCCAAAGCTACAAAGGCTGCGCAGGCGCAATCGGCCATGAAACGATTGGATAAAATCGAGCGCATCGAAGCTGTTGAAATCGAGCGACCAAACCTGCGCATCAATTTCCAGATAGATAAACAGCCCGGAAAAATTATTGCTTCGCTGAAAAATATTTCCAAATCTTTCGGCGAAAATATCATTGTAAAAAATACTTCCGCAGAAATTGACCGCGGCGATAAAATTGCTTTAATCGGCGCCAACGGAAAAGGTAAATCTACTTTGTTAAGAATTATCGCAAACGCCGAAAACTTCGATGGCGAGCGGGTTTGGGGTCATAATGTGGAAGAAAGTTTTTACGCGCAGCACCAGTTGGAAAGCTTGAATTTGGATAATACCATTTTGGAAGAAATGCAGCTTTGCGGCAGCGGCAAAACCGATTTGGAATTGCGCAGCCTGTTAGGCGGATTTATGTTTGGCGGCGATGATATTGACAAGAAAATAAAAATCCTGAGCGGCGGCGAAAAAGCGCGCGTGGCATTGGCAAAAGTAATTGCAAGCAAATCCAATTTCTTAATGCTCGATGAACCTACGAACCATTTGGATATGCACTCGGTTGATTTGCTCGCGCAGGCTTTAAACAAATACGAGGGCAGTTTGATTTTTGTAAGCCACGACCGTTATTTTATTTCCAAAGCAGCAAATAAAATCTGGGAAATTGTGGACAATGAAATCAAAGAATTTAAAGGCACTTACGCCGAATATGTTGAGTGGAAAGAATTAATGGCGAAACGCGAAAAAGAAAATACTGCACAGCAAAAACAAACTGTAACAGAAAATATTACAGTTAAAAAAACAGAAGAAAAAAAACCTGAACCACAAAATAATCTCGACCGTGAGCAGAAAAAAGAATTGCAAAAACTGCAACGACAATTGGAAAAATTAGAAGAGCAAATCAATCAGTTGAACAAAGAAAAAACAGCTTTGGAATTGGAAATGTCTTCGCCGGAAACTTATGCTTCGCCCGAGAAATTTAAAGAGTTGGAAAATAAATATACGCAGCTTTCTGCAAAGCTTAAATCTTCTGAAAGTGAGTATGAATCGGTGTTTGAGAAGATTGTGGAATTGGACGGATAA
- a CDS encoding phosphatase PAP2 family protein: MPNLNKTTVYTIKNFLLTFGISALYLLLCCVLIGYKTEQSILIILFNVLYYLTSGTRKFILAFSVFIVFWVIFDFMKAFPNYKFSQVHIKDIYNLDKSWFGIFDSGKKVSLNEYFYAHQKIFLDILAGCFYLCWMPVPILFGIYLFYTKKRAGYINFALTFLWVNLIGFVIYYVCPSAPPWYVQLHGFAFNPHTPGNTAGLGRFDAYFHLNIFHGLYAQSSNVFAAMPSLHASYPTVTLYHAIKNKQRWYAKIFFAIIMLGIWFTAVYASHHYLLDVLAGIACAVVGIISYNWLYKKVNFVHKFVDAYVKLVS, encoded by the coding sequence GTGCCGAACCTGAATAAGACGACCGTATATACCATAAAAAATTTCTTATTGACTTTCGGCATTTCAGCATTGTATCTTTTGCTTTGTTGTGTATTGATTGGCTATAAAACGGAACAGTCAATTTTAATTATTCTGTTCAATGTTTTGTATTATCTTACTTCGGGAACGAGAAAATTTATTCTTGCTTTTTCGGTGTTTATCGTGTTTTGGGTAATCTTCGATTTTATGAAAGCATTCCCAAACTATAAATTCAGTCAGGTTCATATTAAAGATATTTACAACCTGGATAAATCTTGGTTTGGCATCTTTGACAGCGGGAAAAAAGTTTCGCTGAATGAATATTTTTACGCACACCAAAAAATATTTCTTGATATTCTCGCAGGTTGTTTCTATTTGTGTTGGATGCCTGTTCCCATTCTGTTTGGCATATATTTATTCTACACAAAAAAGCGTGCAGGTTATATCAATTTTGCGCTAACATTTTTGTGGGTAAATCTCATCGGTTTTGTAATTTATTATGTTTGTCCGTCTGCGCCGCCATGGTACGTTCAGCTGCACGGATTTGCGTTCAACCCGCACACACCGGGCAATACAGCAGGTTTGGGAAGATTTGACGCTTATTTTCACTTAAATATTTTTCACGGGCTGTATGCACAAAGTTCCAACGTGTTTGCTGCCATGCCTTCGCTGCACGCATCTTATCCAACAGTTACGCTTTATCATGCTATCAAAAATAAACAACGCTGGTATGCGAAAATATTTTTTGCCATTATAATGCTTGGTATTTGGTTTACCGCTGTTTATGCAAGCCATCATTATTTGCTTGATGTGCTTGCCGGAATCGCTTGCGCTGTTGTAGGAATTATCTCATACAATTGGTTGTACAAAAAAGTAAACTTCGTTCATAAGTTTGTAGATGCGTATGTGAAGTTGGTAAGTTAA
- a CDS encoding sterol desaturase family protein, with translation MAKNFVSNSEESTRMFKSSFLESLSKVHFTVPLYIFIPAIAFFSWKAFAAEHCSGLFFLEYYIIGLIVWSLTEYVLHRFIFHFVPKSSWGLRLHFIFHGVHHDYPKDRLRLVMPPSVSIPLAILFYWIFSLFFSKPALYSFFPGFITGYLIYDMLHYAMHHYNFKSSLMKKIKQHHMLHHYQDEKKGFGVSSSLWDIIFDSGFPKKKNTTQTQKTA, from the coding sequence ATGGCAAAAAATTTTGTTTCCAATTCGGAAGAATCAACAAGAATGTTCAAGAGCAGTTTTTTGGAAAGTTTGTCCAAAGTACATTTTACTGTTCCGTTATATATATTTATTCCCGCAATTGCTTTCTTCTCGTGGAAAGCCTTTGCAGCAGAGCATTGCAGCGGTTTATTCTTTTTGGAATACTATATAATCGGTTTAATTGTCTGGAGTTTGACGGAATATGTATTACACAGATTTATTTTCCATTTTGTACCAAAATCTTCATGGGGATTACGCCTGCATTTCATTTTTCATGGTGTACACCACGATTATCCAAAAGATAGATTAAGACTTGTAATGCCGCCGTCGGTAAGCATTCCGTTGGCAATTTTATTTTACTGGATTTTCTCATTATTCTTTTCAAAACCTGCATTATACAGTTTCTTTCCGGGTTTTATTACAGGATATTTGATTTACGATATGCTGCATTATGCCATGCATCACTACAATTTTAAATCTTCATTGATGAAAAAGATAAAGCAACACCATATGCTGCATCATTATCAGGATGAGAAAAAAGGGTTTGGTGTAAGCTCTTCTTTGTGGGACATCATTTTCGATTCAGGTTTTCCAAAGAAAAAAAACACCACACAAACACAAAAAACAGCATAA
- a CDS encoding DUF4833 domain-containing protein, whose translation MNKEFNPKNWFKNIFLLLLLGSLTLQGFAQKTIVREGIAYPIPPSEPNRMFYLQRTPNTNTIACDLNIVNGQLDTDKPLTTYWLRYGDSPKGEKKELNFIQRKFAYGLNIKKISDTRYEFWFVSYKKYHMYLLKNKENEWKVYGKINNEVAVMNSIFIYIKGGSFWNPHVVYVEIKGNDIKTGNEEVERLTNVKKEES comes from the coding sequence ATGAATAAGGAGTTTAACCCGAAGAATTGGTTTAAAAATATATTTTTGTTACTATTGCTTGGAAGCCTCACCTTACAAGGCTTTGCACAAAAAACGATTGTGCGTGAAGGAATCGCTTATCCCATTCCGCCAAGTGAGCCAAACAGAATGTTCTATTTGCAAAGAACACCCAATACAAATACAATCGCGTGTGATTTGAATATCGTAAACGGACAATTAGATACCGATAAACCCTTGACGACTTATTGGCTGCGTTACGGCGATTCGCCTAAAGGAGAAAAAAAGGAATTAAACTTTATTCAGCGTAAATTTGCCTACGGATTAAACATAAAAAAAATAAGCGATACCCGATATGAGTTTTGGTTTGTTTCTTACAAAAAATACCACATGTATCTTTTGAAAAACAAAGAGAACGAATGGAAGGTATATGGAAAAATCAATAACGAAGTTGCAGTAATGAACAGCATTTTTATTTACATCAAGGGCGGCTCGTTTTGGAATCCGCATGTAGTATATGTTGAAATTAAAGGCAACGACATTAAAACCGGTAACGAAGAAGTCGAACGTCTTACCAATGTGAAGAAAGAAGAAAGTTAA
- a CDS encoding CDP-alcohol phosphatidyltransferase family protein, which translates to MKLRDRLQLGIYKVINPFVRLLIRCGITPNGVSIIGLILNIGVAVIFIFGAESDGRSHGDLKALGWAGGLILFAGLFDMLDGQVARIGKMSSTFGAFLDSVLDRYSELILFLGICYYLIAKHYFLSSLFAFIAMIGSMMVSYTRARSEGLGIQNKGGLMQRPERVVLIGVSAIACGIASHFISGDYKLYVQGVKYHIFETMSIFTIPITVMAVLTNITAVRRMRDAKRQLDKLDEEKRLKNE; encoded by the coding sequence ATGAAATTAAGAGACCGTCTGCAATTGGGTATTTATAAAGTAATCAATCCGTTTGTACGATTGCTTATCAGGTGCGGGATTACACCGAATGGCGTGAGTATAATCGGGTTGATTCTCAACATTGGGGTAGCCGTGATTTTTATTTTTGGTGCAGAATCAGATGGCAGGTCTCATGGCGACCTTAAAGCCTTAGGTTGGGCAGGTGGATTGATTTTATTTGCGGGATTATTTGATATGCTCGACGGGCAGGTAGCACGCATTGGAAAAATGTCTTCGACTTTCGGTGCGTTTTTAGATTCTGTTTTGGACAGATATAGCGAGCTCATACTATTTTTAGGTATTTGCTATTATCTTATCGCGAAACATTATTTCTTAAGCTCTTTGTTTGCATTCATCGCGATGATTGGTTCGATGATGGTAAGTTATACACGTGCAAGAAGTGAAGGATTGGGCATACAAAATAAAGGCGGTCTGATGCAACGTCCCGAAAGAGTAGTGTTGATAGGCGTGTCGGCGATTGCCTGTGGTATAGCTTCGCATTTCATTAGCGGCGATTATAAATTGTACGTACAGGGAGTCAAATATCATATTTTTGAAACAATGTCTATTTTTACCATTCCTATTACGGTAATGGCGGTGCTTACAAACATTACGGCTGTCAGGAGAATGCGCGATGCAAAAAGACAATTGGACAAGCTGGATGAAGAAAAAAGATTGAAGAATGAATAA